A window of the Lactuca sativa cultivar Salinas chromosome 7, Lsat_Salinas_v11, whole genome shotgun sequence genome harbors these coding sequences:
- the LOC111914553 gene encoding photosystem I chlorophyll a/b-binding protein 3-1, chloroplastic — MATQALVSSSSLTSSVESARQILAARPLHTTSSRKVSFVVKAASTPPVKQGANRQLWFASKQSLSYLDGSLPGDFGFDPLGLSDPEGTGGFIEPKWLAYGEVINGRFAMLGAAGAIAPEIFGKLGLIPPETALPWFKTGVIPPAGTYNYWADPFTLFVLEMALMGFAEHRRLQDWYNPGSMGKQYFLGLEKGFSGSGDPAYPGGPFFNPLGFGKDEKSMKELKLKEIKNGRLAMLAILGYFIQGLVTGVGPFENLLDHLADPVNNNVLTSLKFH; from the exons ATGGCTACACAGGCTTTGGTCTCATCGTCTTCGCTCACCTCCTCCGTGGAGTCTGCTAGGCAAATCCTAGCAGCCAGGCCACTTCACACAACATCTTCAAGAAAGGTCTCCTTTGTTGTCAAAGCTGCTTCCACCCCTCCTGTTAAG CAAGGAGCTAACAGACAGTTGTGGTTTGCATCCAAGCAATCTCTCTCTTACCTTGATGGAAG TCTCCCAGGCGACTTTGGGTTCGACCCACTTGGTCTCTCGGACCCAGAAGGAACCGGAGGATTCATCGAACCCAAGTGGCTAGCATACGGCGAGGTTATCAATGGACGTTTCGCCATGTTGGGTGCAGCTGGCGCCATTGCACCAGAGATCTTCGGCAAGCTTGGGCTCATCCCACCGGAAACCGCCCTCCCTTGGTTCAAGACCGGTGTCATTCCCCCAGCCGGAACATACAACTACTGGGCAGACCCTTTCACCCTATTTGTATTGGAAATGGCGTTGATGGGTTTCGCAGAGCATAGAAGACTCCAAGACTGGTATAACCCAGGGTCAATGGGGAAGCAATACTTCTTGGGGTTGGAGAAAGGTTTTTCAGGGTCGGGTGACCCGGCATACCCAGGTGGGCCGTTCTTTAACCCACTCGGGTTCGGGAAAGATGAGAAGTCAATGAAGGAACTGAAGCTAAAAGAAATCAAGAATGGAAGATTGGCTATGTTAGCAATCTTGGGTTACTTCATTCAGGGTTTGGTGACCGGGGTTGGACCTTTCGAGAACCTGCTGGACCATTTGGCTGATCCTGTCAACAACAATGTCTTGACTAGCCTCAAGTTCCACTAG